Proteins encoded by one window of Nocardioides euryhalodurans:
- a CDS encoding GDSL-type esterase/lipase family protein — protein sequence MTGHAWETTALTNGIVRGAAELEVTSRGVLPHRLPAWARAQCDDGQFAMAQSQPSGVRLAFRTRATAVELETVPTKRVYAGAPPRPDGVYDLLVDGRLTDRGSVAGGDTVHLDLVTGAAERRSGPSGTLRFAGLPARDKEVEIWLPHDETTELVALRTDAPVRTSDCAGRPRWLHHGSSISHGSNAESPSTTWPALAAADAGVELVNLGLGGSALLDPFTARTMRDTPADLVSVKIGINLVNSDQMRMRAFGAAVHGFLDTIREGHPDTPLLVVSPILCPIHEHTPGPSAPDMAAMAEGRLRFVATGDPADVAAGKLTMTTVRDELARVVAQRAADDPHLGYLDGRELYGERDAASLPLPDELHPDAATHRSMGARFAELVFRGEGLFAERVGTGVS from the coding sequence ATGACCGGGCACGCGTGGGAGACCACCGCCCTGACGAACGGGATCGTCCGTGGCGCGGCCGAGCTGGAGGTGACCTCCCGCGGAGTGCTTCCGCACCGGCTGCCCGCCTGGGCACGCGCCCAGTGCGACGACGGCCAGTTCGCGATGGCGCAGTCGCAGCCCTCCGGCGTACGCCTCGCCTTCCGCACGCGGGCAACCGCGGTGGAGCTCGAGACGGTGCCGACCAAGCGGGTCTACGCCGGCGCCCCGCCCCGCCCCGACGGGGTCTACGACCTGCTGGTCGATGGTCGGCTGACCGACCGCGGCAGCGTCGCCGGCGGCGACACCGTCCACCTCGACCTGGTGACCGGGGCGGCCGAGCGGCGGTCCGGCCCCTCGGGGACGCTGCGCTTCGCGGGGCTGCCGGCCCGGGACAAGGAGGTCGAGATCTGGCTGCCGCACGACGAGACCACCGAGCTGGTGGCGCTGCGGACCGACGCGCCGGTGCGTACCTCGGACTGTGCTGGGCGGCCGCGCTGGCTCCACCACGGCAGCTCGATCAGCCACGGCTCCAACGCGGAGAGCCCGAGCACCACCTGGCCGGCCCTGGCCGCGGCCGACGCCGGCGTCGAGCTGGTCAACCTGGGGCTCGGGGGCAGCGCACTGCTCGACCCCTTCACCGCCCGCACCATGCGCGACACCCCCGCTGACCTGGTGAGCGTCAAGATCGGCATCAACCTGGTCAACTCCGACCAGATGCGGATGCGGGCCTTCGGTGCGGCCGTCCACGGGTTCCTCGACACGATCCGCGAGGGGCACCCGGACACGCCGCTGCTCGTCGTCTCACCCATCCTGTGCCCGATCCACGAGCACACCCCGGGTCCGAGCGCGCCCGACATGGCTGCGATGGCCGAGGGACGGCTTCGGTTCGTCGCCACCGGCGACCCGGCCGACGTGGCCGCCGGCAAGCTGACCATGACGACCGTCCGCGACGAGCTCGCGCGGGTCGTCGCGCAGCGCGCAGCCGATGACCCGCACCTCGGCTACCTCGACGGGCGAGAGCTCTACGGCGAGCGCGACGCCGCGTCGCTCCCGCTGCCCGACGAGCTGCACCCGGACGCTGCCACCCACCGGTCGATGGGCGCCCGCTTCGCCGAGCTGGTCTTCCGCGGGGAGGGGCTCTTCGCGGAGC
- a CDS encoding TetR/AcrR family transcriptional regulator, with the protein MARAGLTKRRLVETGAELADEVGFEQVTLSVLARHFDVKVPSLYAHVASSHELRAGIALLALEEIADRVGVAVAGRSGREALTAYADAYRDYALAHPGRYAAARLRLSPEEAAASAGPRVAEMTRAVLRGYDLGGDDQTHAVRLLGSLFYGYVGLEQGGGFSHSEPDSQESWTRILAALDSLLRSWPVERAGR; encoded by the coding sequence ATGGCACGGGCAGGACTGACGAAGCGACGTCTGGTCGAGACGGGGGCGGAGCTGGCCGACGAGGTCGGCTTCGAGCAGGTGACCCTCTCGGTCCTGGCGCGACACTTCGACGTCAAGGTGCCGAGCCTCTACGCCCACGTGGCGAGCTCGCACGAGCTGCGCGCGGGCATCGCCCTGCTGGCCCTCGAGGAGATCGCCGACCGGGTAGGGGTCGCCGTCGCCGGACGGTCCGGACGGGAGGCGCTGACGGCGTACGCCGACGCCTACCGCGACTACGCACTCGCCCACCCGGGCCGCTACGCCGCCGCGCGGCTGCGGCTCTCCCCGGAGGAGGCGGCCGCCAGCGCCGGCCCGCGGGTCGCGGAGATGACGCGGGCCGTGCTGCGCGGCTACGACCTGGGCGGGGACGACCAGACCCACGCCGTCCGGCTCCTGGGCAGCCTCTTCTACGGCTACGTCGGTCTCGAGCAGGGCGGGGGCTTCAGCCACTCCGAGCCGGACTCGCAGGAGTCCTGGACCCGGATCCTGGCGGCCCTGGACAGCCTGCTGCGGAGCTGGCCCGTCGAGCGGGCCGGGCGATGA
- a CDS encoding pyruvate carboxylase produces MFSKVLVANRGEIAIRAFRAAYELGARTVAVFPHEDRGSEHRLKADEAYEIGERGHPVRAYLDPEGIVETALRAGADAIYPGYGFLSENPALAEACANAGITFVGPTSEVLTLTGNKARAIAAAKAAGVPTLASVDPSTDADALVEAASALPYPLFVKAVAGGGGRGMRRVDDPARLRDAVEACMREADGAFGDPTVFIEQAVVDPRHIEVQILADAEGNVIHLFERDCSVQRRHQKVVELAPAPNLDPALRDRMCADAVRFAREIGYRNAGTVEFLLDPEGTYVFIEMNPRIQVEHTVTEEVTDVDLVQSQLRIASGETLADLGLSQDTVQLRGAALQCRITTEDPANDFRPDTGRITTYRSPGGAGVRLDGGTTYTGAEVSAHFDSMLAKLTCRGRTFDIAAARARRAVAEFRIRGVSTNIAFLQAVLDDPDFRAGRVTTSFIETHPQLLTARGAGDRGTKLLSYLADVTVNQPHGSAPVDLDPVTKLPPTDLRVPAPDGTRQLLLEVGPEELARRLRAQTEVAVTDTTFRDAHQSLLATRVRTRDLVAVAGHVARMTPQLWSLETWGGATYDVALRFLGEDPWERLAAMRQAAPNLCLQMLLRGRNTVGYTPYPTEVTQAFVEEAAETGIDVFRIFDALNDVEQMRPAVEAVRATGSTVAEVALCYTGDLSDPREELYTLDYYLRLAERIVDAGAHVLAIKDMAGLLRAPAARTLVTALRENFDLPVHLHTHDTPGGQLATLVAAIEAGVDAVDAASAPMAGTTSQPALSALVSATDHSDRETGLSLEALCELEPYWEAVRRVYAPFESGLPSPTGRVYTHEIPGGQLSNLRQQAIALGLGEKFEQIEDMYAAANDILGNVVKVTPSSKVVGDLALHLVAVGADPAEFAENPGKFDIPGSVIGFLHGELGDPPGGWPEPFRSKALEGRSWEPSTGEVSESDRADLSGGPASRRRTLNRLLFPAPTREFEESRQRYGDVSVLPTRDYLYGLRAGDEHSVDIEEGKRVLFGLEAIGEPDERGFRTVMATLNGQLRPIAIRDQSVAAEEGAAEKADTSRPGQVAAPFQGAVTVVVAEGDTVEAGATVATIEAMKMEAAITAPSAGTVERLVVSGTRPVEGGDLLLVIG; encoded by the coding sequence ATGTTCTCCAAGGTGCTCGTGGCCAACCGGGGCGAGATCGCGATCCGGGCGTTCCGTGCCGCCTACGAGCTCGGTGCACGCACGGTCGCGGTGTTCCCGCACGAGGACCGCGGCTCCGAGCACCGGCTGAAGGCCGACGAGGCGTACGAGATCGGCGAGCGCGGCCACCCGGTGCGCGCCTACCTCGACCCCGAGGGCATCGTGGAGACCGCCCTCCGCGCCGGCGCCGACGCGATCTACCCCGGCTACGGCTTCCTCTCGGAGAACCCCGCGCTGGCCGAGGCCTGCGCCAACGCCGGCATCACGTTCGTGGGTCCCACGTCCGAGGTGCTGACCCTGACCGGCAACAAGGCGCGGGCCATCGCCGCGGCCAAGGCCGCCGGCGTCCCGACCCTGGCGAGCGTCGACCCGTCGACCGACGCCGACGCGCTCGTCGAGGCGGCCTCGGCGCTGCCCTACCCGCTCTTCGTCAAGGCGGTCGCCGGCGGTGGTGGCCGCGGGATGAGGAGGGTCGACGACCCTGCCAGGCTGCGGGACGCGGTCGAGGCGTGCATGCGCGAGGCGGACGGCGCCTTCGGCGACCCGACCGTCTTCATCGAGCAGGCCGTGGTCGACCCACGCCACATCGAGGTGCAGATCCTCGCCGACGCCGAGGGCAACGTGATCCACCTCTTCGAGCGCGACTGCTCGGTCCAGCGTCGCCACCAGAAGGTCGTCGAGCTGGCCCCCGCCCCCAACCTCGACCCGGCGCTCCGCGACCGGATGTGCGCCGACGCCGTCCGGTTCGCGCGCGAGATCGGCTACCGCAACGCAGGGACGGTCGAGTTCCTGCTGGACCCCGAGGGCACCTACGTCTTCATCGAGATGAACCCGCGGATCCAGGTCGAGCACACGGTGACCGAGGAGGTCACCGACGTCGACCTCGTCCAGAGCCAGCTGCGGATCGCCTCGGGCGAGACCCTGGCCGACCTCGGCCTGTCCCAGGACACCGTGCAGCTGCGGGGCGCCGCCCTGCAGTGCCGGATCACCACCGAGGACCCCGCCAACGACTTCCGCCCCGACACCGGCCGGATCACGACGTACCGCTCCCCCGGCGGCGCCGGCGTCCGCCTCGACGGTGGCACGACCTACACCGGGGCCGAGGTGTCGGCCCACTTCGACTCGATGCTCGCCAAGCTCACCTGCCGCGGGCGCACCTTCGACATCGCGGCGGCGCGGGCGCGGCGGGCGGTGGCGGAGTTCCGGATCCGGGGCGTCTCCACCAACATCGCGTTCCTGCAGGCCGTGCTGGACGACCCCGACTTCCGGGCCGGCAGGGTCACCACGTCCTTCATCGAGACCCACCCGCAGCTGCTGACCGCGCGCGGGGCGGGCGACCGGGGCACCAAGCTGCTCAGCTACCTCGCCGACGTCACCGTGAACCAGCCCCACGGGAGCGCCCCGGTCGACCTCGACCCCGTCACCAAGCTCCCGCCGACCGACCTGCGCGTGCCGGCCCCCGACGGCACCCGGCAGCTGCTGCTCGAGGTCGGGCCCGAGGAGCTCGCCCGCCGGCTGCGCGCGCAGACCGAGGTCGCGGTCACGGACACGACCTTCCGAGACGCCCACCAGTCGCTGCTCGCGACCCGCGTCCGCACCCGCGACCTGGTCGCCGTCGCCGGGCACGTCGCCCGGATGACGCCGCAGCTGTGGTCGCTGGAGACCTGGGGCGGTGCGACCTACGACGTGGCGCTGCGCTTCCTGGGCGAGGACCCGTGGGAGCGGCTGGCCGCGATGCGGCAGGCGGCACCCAACCTGTGCCTGCAGATGCTGCTGCGAGGGCGCAACACGGTCGGCTACACGCCGTACCCGACGGAGGTGACGCAGGCGTTCGTCGAGGAGGCTGCCGAGACCGGGATCGACGTGTTCCGGATCTTCGACGCGCTCAACGACGTCGAGCAGATGCGGCCCGCCGTCGAGGCCGTCCGCGCCACCGGCTCCACCGTCGCCGAGGTCGCCCTCTGCTACACCGGCGACCTCTCCGACCCGCGCGAGGAGCTCTACACGCTCGACTACTACCTCCGGCTGGCCGAGCGGATCGTCGACGCCGGCGCCCACGTCCTCGCGATCAAGGACATGGCCGGGCTGCTGCGCGCCCCGGCCGCCCGGACGCTGGTCACCGCCCTCCGCGAGAACTTCGACCTGCCCGTGCACCTGCACACCCACGACACCCCCGGCGGCCAGCTCGCGACGCTGGTCGCCGCGATCGAGGCCGGGGTCGACGCGGTCGACGCGGCCAGTGCCCCGATGGCCGGAACCACCTCGCAGCCCGCGCTGTCGGCGCTGGTCTCCGCGACCGACCACAGCGACCGCGAGACCGGGCTGTCGCTGGAGGCGCTCTGCGAGCTGGAGCCCTACTGGGAGGCGGTCCGCCGGGTCTACGCGCCCTTCGAGTCGGGGCTGCCGTCGCCGACCGGGCGGGTCTACACCCACGAGATTCCCGGCGGTCAGCTGTCGAACCTGCGCCAGCAGGCGATCGCGCTCGGCCTCGGGGAGAAGTTCGAGCAGATCGAGGACATGTACGCCGCCGCCAACGACATCCTCGGCAACGTGGTCAAGGTGACCCCGTCGTCCAAGGTCGTCGGCGACCTGGCCCTCCACCTGGTCGCGGTCGGTGCGGACCCGGCGGAGTTCGCCGAGAACCCCGGGAAGTTCGACATCCCCGGCTCGGTGATCGGCTTCCTCCACGGCGAGTTGGGCGACCCGCCCGGCGGCTGGCCGGAGCCGTTCCGGAGCAAGGCGCTCGAGGGCCGCAGCTGGGAGCCGTCGACCGGGGAGGTGTCCGAGTCGGACCGCGCTGACCTGTCGGGCGGGCCGGCCTCACGCCGTCGTACGCTCAACCGGCTGCTGTTCCCGGCGCCCACCCGGGAGTTCGAGGAGTCCCGCCAGCGCTACGGCGACGTCTCGGTGCTGCCGACGCGTGACTACCTCTACGGGTTGCGGGCCGGCGACGAGCACAGCGTCGACATCGAGGAGGGCAAGCGCGTCCTCTTCGGGCTCGAGGCGATCGGCGAGCCCGACGAGCGCGGCTTCCGGACCGTGATGGCCACCCTCAACGGCCAGCTGCGCCCGATCGCGATCCGCGACCAGTCCGTCGCCGCCGAGGAGGGTGCCGCCGAGAAGGCCGACACCTCCAGGCCCGGACAGGTCGCCGCCCCCTTCCAGGGGGCGGTGACCGTGGTCGTGGCCGAGGGTGACACCGTCGAGGCCGGCGCCACCGTGGCGACGATCGAGGCGATGAAGATGGAGGCCGCGATCACCGCGCCCAGCGCCGGGACCGTGGAGCGGCTCGTCGTCTCCGGCACCAGGCCGGTCGAGGGCGGCGACCTGCTGCTGGTGATCGGCTGA
- a CDS encoding class I SAM-dependent methyltransferase, which yields MAEAWLSDTRSSYDTDASGYADQVAGLLERSPYLRASLAVFADLVRGSGGGPVADIGCGPGYVTRHLHDLGLDAFGLDLSPGMIAIARRDHPHLRFEVGTMTALDLADGSVAGIVAFWSVIHVPDHAVPGVFEEFRRVLHPDGPVLVGFHVGDETRHTSEGYTGRPVDVDSHHRQPDQVTGWLRDAGFGIEAELLLRPDDDVPGAVVIARSSA from the coding sequence ATGGCGGAGGCCTGGCTGTCCGACACCCGTTCGTCGTACGACACCGACGCCTCCGGGTACGCCGACCAGGTCGCCGGCCTGCTCGAACGGAGTCCCTACCTCCGCGCGAGCCTGGCGGTGTTCGCCGATCTGGTGCGCGGGTCCGGAGGCGGGCCCGTGGCCGACATCGGCTGTGGCCCCGGGTACGTGACCCGCCACCTGCACGACCTCGGACTGGACGCGTTCGGCCTCGACCTCTCGCCGGGGATGATCGCCATCGCGCGGCGCGACCACCCGCACCTGCGCTTCGAGGTCGGGACGATGACCGCGCTCGACCTGGCGGACGGCTCGGTCGCCGGCATCGTGGCGTTCTGGTCGGTCATCCACGTTCCCGACCACGCCGTGCCCGGTGTGTTCGAGGAGTTCCGTCGCGTGCTGCACCCGGACGGGCCGGTGCTGGTCGGCTTCCACGTCGGTGACGAGACGCGACACACGTCCGAGGGCTACACGGGTCGTCCGGTCGACGTGGACAGCCACCACCGGCAGCCGGACCAGGTGACGGGGTGGCTCCGCGACGCGGGCTTCGGCATCGAGGCCGAGCTGCTCCTCCGGCCCGACGACGACGTCCCGGGCGCCGTCGTCATCGCGCGCAGCAGCGCCTGA
- a CDS encoding helix-turn-helix transcriptional regulator, producing MDAARVGDSQLGRLLGAAAVAGPHFRLVVLAKVLQLDPDACLAAVDRAVRAGVLVLAPEGGEGWFADEQTRRGFERDLALADRAALHVRFADVLQLEPGPWHGQVAHHLSAAVAATVAPMYRARLQLGLARAAVVDGDLRTAHDAARAGIATARRAGSAELLAEAALTLEPVGESAWDGDVHQWCSEALAAPGLDAETRVRLLARQAQAAVYCGRWTESLVLSEQALLAAEELDDSSLLVESLTARQLATSGPEDVDDLVRLAARMAELGTSTGRADLEMWACLWRIDAHWFAGDLAAVEVETTRLASCVERVEVRSSRWHLLAARATLALARAEFERAARLHGEAVELLERIGHPAGHGASVSFRVLLGHHVGHAEDLLDPGVWEFGTDPRWALGARLFRAFVLAECGSTAESAAAYQRCGAPQTWDLPRLAVLPVWAIAARVAAAVGADRDVGYLRGRLEPHRGRFVVGGGGATTCLGPVELTLGVCASALGEGTAASDLLRRASASCHETGTPGFQVEADCLLAEVLHRSGDRVAAGNVARDAVPLARTLGMRPWLTRLEQVAAVDDPLSPRERETAVLVAEGLSNRQIAARLVISERTAQNHVQHILGKLGFVNRAQIAAWIERTRPH from the coding sequence GTGGATGCCGCGCGCGTGGGCGACTCGCAGCTGGGGCGGTTGCTGGGTGCGGCCGCCGTGGCGGGACCGCACTTTCGCCTCGTGGTGCTGGCGAAGGTCCTCCAGCTGGACCCGGATGCCTGTCTGGCTGCGGTGGACCGGGCCGTACGTGCGGGCGTCCTCGTCCTCGCGCCGGAAGGCGGGGAGGGGTGGTTCGCCGACGAGCAGACTCGTCGTGGGTTCGAGCGTGACCTGGCGCTGGCAGATCGGGCGGCACTCCATGTGCGGTTCGCGGACGTGCTGCAGCTGGAGCCCGGTCCGTGGCACGGCCAGGTGGCGCACCACCTGTCAGCTGCGGTCGCGGCCACCGTGGCCCCGATGTACCGGGCCAGGCTGCAGCTCGGCCTGGCTCGGGCAGCCGTGGTCGACGGGGATCTCAGGACGGCCCACGACGCCGCTCGGGCGGGGATCGCGACAGCCCGCCGAGCTGGCTCGGCGGAGCTGCTGGCGGAGGCGGCCCTGACGCTCGAGCCGGTGGGTGAGTCTGCCTGGGACGGCGACGTGCACCAGTGGTGTTCAGAGGCACTCGCGGCGCCGGGACTCGACGCGGAGACCCGGGTCCGGTTGCTCGCGCGGCAGGCCCAGGCTGCTGTGTACTGCGGCCGCTGGACCGAATCGCTCGTGCTGAGCGAGCAGGCGCTCCTCGCCGCCGAGGAGCTCGACGACTCCTCCCTCCTGGTCGAGTCGCTCACCGCCCGGCAGCTGGCGACGAGCGGGCCGGAGGACGTCGATGACCTGGTCCGGCTGGCCGCGCGCATGGCGGAGCTCGGGACGTCGACCGGTCGGGCCGACCTCGAGATGTGGGCGTGCCTGTGGCGCATCGACGCCCACTGGTTCGCCGGCGACCTGGCGGCGGTCGAGGTCGAGACGACCCGGCTCGCCAGCTGTGTCGAGCGCGTGGAGGTCCGCTCGAGCCGATGGCACCTCCTGGCGGCTCGCGCGACGCTGGCGCTGGCCAGGGCGGAGTTCGAGCGGGCCGCGCGTCTGCACGGTGAAGCGGTCGAGCTCCTGGAGCGGATCGGGCATCCGGCCGGGCACGGGGCGTCGGTGTCCTTCCGAGTGCTGCTGGGCCACCACGTCGGACACGCCGAGGACCTCCTCGACCCCGGGGTGTGGGAGTTCGGCACGGATCCGCGTTGGGCGCTGGGGGCACGCCTGTTCCGCGCGTTCGTCCTGGCGGAGTGCGGCAGCACCGCGGAGTCGGCCGCGGCGTACCAGCGATGCGGCGCTCCCCAGACCTGGGACCTTCCACGGCTGGCCGTGCTCCCGGTGTGGGCGATCGCGGCCAGGGTCGCAGCCGCCGTGGGTGCCGACCGGGACGTCGGGTACCTGCGTGGCCGGTTGGAGCCCCATCGTGGGCGGTTCGTCGTGGGTGGCGGCGGCGCGACGACGTGCCTGGGTCCGGTGGAGCTGACGCTGGGGGTGTGTGCGAGCGCCCTCGGCGAGGGCACCGCGGCCTCCGACCTCCTCCGCCGGGCCAGCGCCTCGTGCCACGAGACCGGTACGCCGGGCTTCCAGGTGGAGGCCGACTGCCTCCTCGCCGAGGTCCTGCACCGGTCCGGGGACCGGGTCGCGGCGGGCAACGTCGCCCGGGACGCCGTACCGCTGGCGCGCACCCTGGGGATGAGACCCTGGCTGACCCGGCTGGAGCAGGTGGCGGCCGTGGACGACCCGCTGAGCCCACGGGAGCGGGAGACAGCGGTGCTGGTGGCGGAGGGGCTCAGCAACCGGCAGATCGCGGCCAGGCTGGTCATCTCCGAGCGCACGGCGCAGAACCACGTGCAGCACATCCTGGGCAAGCTCGGCTTCGTGAACCGGGCCCAGATCGCAGCATGGATCGAGCGCACCCGTCCCCACTGA
- a CDS encoding disulfide bond formation protein DsbA: MTQPDPQPRSDLALWEAATTAYRKKVDGVAPPPGANQRTEAARARLAVGRGPQPVVDLFVDPICPYTWVAACWLREVGRRRPVDVRHHVMSLHLLNAGGVLEKRYAAMVGPSRVATAVLQRHGGDAMRDWHAEFGHRIFDRWRYPSPREYRAATREALVAAGLPPGLADAARSDAYDDTLRQGTDEAILPVGLDVGTPVIHLDGVAFFGPILNSVPLGDAALRLFDGVRLLAASPDFFELKRTRTSPPDVWYSRGGAHEGALP, from the coding sequence ATGACGCAGCCCGACCCGCAACCCAGGAGCGACCTCGCGTTGTGGGAGGCCGCCACCACGGCGTACCGGAAGAAGGTCGACGGGGTGGCGCCTCCACCGGGCGCCAACCAGCGCACCGAGGCGGCCCGGGCTCGGCTCGCGGTCGGGCGAGGCCCGCAGCCCGTCGTCGACCTGTTCGTCGACCCGATCTGCCCCTACACGTGGGTGGCCGCGTGCTGGTTGCGGGAGGTCGGGCGACGTCGCCCGGTCGACGTGCGTCACCACGTGATGAGCCTGCACCTGCTGAACGCCGGCGGGGTGCTCGAGAAGCGCTACGCCGCGATGGTCGGGCCTTCTCGGGTGGCGACGGCGGTGCTCCAGCGTCACGGTGGCGATGCGATGCGCGACTGGCACGCCGAGTTCGGGCACCGGATCTTCGATCGCTGGCGCTACCCCTCCCCCAGGGAGTACCGCGCAGCCACGCGCGAGGCGCTGGTGGCCGCCGGCCTGCCGCCCGGCCTGGCGGACGCAGCGCGGTCCGACGCGTACGACGACACGCTCCGTCAGGGCACGGACGAGGCGATCCTTCCCGTGGGGCTCGACGTCGGCACCCCGGTCATCCACCTCGACGGCGTCGCCTTCTTCGGTCCGATCCTCAACTCGGTCCCCCTCGGTGACGCGGCTCTGCGCCTCTTCGACGGTGTGCGCCTCTTGGCCGCGAGTCCCGACTTCTTCGAGCTGAAGCGCACGCGCACCTCTCCTCCCGACGTCTGGTACTCGCGGGGCGGCGCCCACGAAGGTGCACTCCCGTGA
- a CDS encoding maleylpyruvate isomerase family mycothiol-dependent enzyme, translating to MTPDALWSAIDTQRLRVSHLLDDLTPAQWETPSLCDGWTVKDVAAHLTLQQLTLGPAVRAGLRHPGSLNHVIWASAHDRASLSTERLTAEIRGTVGSRRHNLGVTPLETLIDVVVHGQDIALPLGRELAVLPSAATTVADRVWWSRSTRMGRVKSKVFAQVDHQGLRFAATDADWSAGDGLEVHGPLLSIVLVLTGRPAGADSLSGPGASRLRDDPAVRGPWPRRRVRRGT from the coding sequence GTGACCCCGGACGCGCTCTGGTCGGCGATCGACACCCAGCGGCTGCGGGTCAGCCACCTCCTCGACGACCTGACGCCCGCACAGTGGGAGACCCCGTCGCTGTGCGACGGCTGGACCGTGAAGGACGTGGCCGCACACCTGACCCTCCAGCAGTTGACCCTGGGGCCCGCGGTGCGGGCGGGCCTGCGGCATCCCGGCAGCCTGAACCACGTCATCTGGGCCTCGGCGCACGACCGAGCCAGCCTCTCGACCGAGCGGCTGACGGCCGAGATCCGTGGCACCGTGGGCTCCCGCCGCCACAACCTCGGCGTCACCCCGCTCGAGACGCTCATCGACGTCGTCGTGCACGGCCAGGACATCGCCCTCCCCCTGGGGCGGGAGCTCGCGGTGCTCCCGTCCGCCGCGACGACGGTCGCGGACCGGGTGTGGTGGAGCCGCTCCACCCGGATGGGCCGCGTGAAGTCGAAGGTGTTCGCCCAGGTGGACCACCAGGGTCTCCGGTTCGCGGCGACGGACGCGGACTGGTCGGCCGGGGACGGGCTCGAGGTCCATGGCCCGCTGCTGTCCATCGTGCTCGTGCTCACAGGTCGCCCGGCCGGCGCGGACTCCCTGAGCGGCCCCGGCGCCTCCCGGCTGCGCGACGACCCGGCGGTGCGGGGGCCGTGGCCCCGACGCCGCGTCCGTCGGGGCACCTGA
- a CDS encoding endonuclease/exonuclease/phosphatase family protein, translating to MCAASATLLAAVLLTACTSVDGTDLPDDVERTGLASGEETELSVLTYNIEYSGDRSTDAVIEDVDADVVGVLESYDRLPEIAEQTGYPYYNLGLQLLSKYPIHEPSGADGLYALIEVEPGYVVAMFNTHLDYVRYGPRLYLGGMPLADVLASEDDVRTRSIEVLTPSMQALLEEGYPVFLTGDLNQPSSLDYTEETVGMRKGVTEAIPWPVSEALLDIGMRDTFREIHPDPVENPGLTHGNPDFKQGGFGDRIDYLYAGGPSVTRTSELVGEVGGPDVDREYEPWTSDHRAVLSTFEVTPVELRRTLSLDRRLLTEGEELGVRHHAPGSEQSTISIVPEGGSPDDALASETVTGESGTTSFDTGSLDPAGYDVVLASTDGTELERNSFWLRSEEEDVTLTTDKPTYATGEPIEVTWDDGPANRWDWIGVYEADAADPEQDDYLLWGYTGGHDAGALPPATFGAMTMGPDSQGRPWPLPPGDYRIHYLLADQYDSAGYVEVTVEQAGLGSG from the coding sequence ATGTGTGCCGCGTCGGCGACCTTGCTCGCAGCGGTGCTGCTCACCGCGTGCACGAGCGTGGACGGCACCGACCTTCCCGACGACGTCGAGCGCACGGGGTTGGCGTCCGGCGAGGAGACCGAGCTCAGCGTCCTCACGTACAACATCGAGTACAGCGGCGACCGGTCCACGGACGCGGTGATCGAGGACGTCGACGCGGACGTCGTGGGGGTGCTCGAGTCGTACGATCGCCTCCCCGAGATCGCTGAGCAGACCGGATATCCCTACTACAACCTCGGCCTCCAGCTGCTGTCGAAGTACCCCATCCACGAACCCTCGGGCGCCGACGGCCTGTATGCGCTGATCGAGGTCGAGCCGGGCTACGTGGTCGCGATGTTCAACACCCACCTCGACTACGTGAGGTACGGACCGAGGCTCTACCTCGGCGGGATGCCGTTGGCGGACGTGCTCGCCTCCGAGGACGACGTGCGCACCCGCTCGATCGAGGTGCTGACCCCGAGCATGCAGGCCCTGCTCGAGGAGGGCTACCCGGTCTTCCTCACCGGTGACCTCAACCAACCCTCCAGCCTCGACTACACCGAGGAGACGGTCGGCATGCGCAAGGGCGTCACCGAGGCGATCCCGTGGCCGGTGAGCGAGGCGTTGCTCGACATCGGCATGCGCGACACCTTCCGCGAGATCCACCCCGACCCGGTCGAGAACCCCGGCCTCACCCACGGCAACCCCGACTTCAAGCAGGGCGGCTTCGGCGACCGGATCGACTACCTGTACGCCGGAGGCCCGTCGGTCACGCGGACCAGCGAGCTCGTCGGGGAGGTCGGGGGGCCCGACGTCGACCGCGAGTACGAGCCCTGGACGTCCGACCACCGTGCCGTGCTGTCGACGTTCGAGGTGACCCCGGTCGAGCTGCGCCGGACGCTGTCCCTCGATCGCCGGCTGCTCACCGAGGGCGAGGAGCTCGGCGTGCGCCACCACGCGCCGGGGAGCGAGCAGAGCACGATCTCGATCGTCCCCGAGGGTGGGTCGCCGGACGACGCTCTCGCGTCGGAGACCGTCACCGGCGAGTCGGGCACCACCTCGTTCGACACCGGATCCCTCGACCCGGCCGGCTACGACGTCGTCCTGGCGAGCACGGACGGGACCGAGCTCGAGCGCAACTCCTTCTGGCTGCGCTCGGAGGAGGAGGACGTGACGCTGACGACCGACAAGCCGACGTACGCGACGGGTGAGCCGATCGAGGTGACCTGGGACGACGGGCCCGCGAACCGGTGGGACTGGATCGGGGTGTACGAGGCGGACGCGGCCGACCCCGAGCAGGACGACTACCTGCTGTGGGGCTACACAGGCGGGCACGACGCCGGCGCACTGCCTCCGGCGACCTTCGGGGCGATGACGATGGGCCCGGACTCTCAGGGGCGTCCCTGGCCGCTCCCCCCGGGCGACTACCGGATCCACTACCTGCTCGCCGACCAGTACGACTCCGCCGGGTACGTCGAGGTGACGGTGGAGCAGGCGGGGTTAGGGTCGGGGTGA